A genome region from Arthrobacter sp. SLBN-100 includes the following:
- the groL gene encoding chaperonin GroEL (60 kDa chaperone family; promotes refolding of misfolded polypeptides especially under stressful conditions; forms two stacked rings of heptamers to form a barrel-shaped 14mer; ends can be capped by GroES; misfolded proteins enter the barrel where they are refolded when GroES binds), with product MAKIIAFDEEARRGLERGLNILADAVKVTLGPRGRNVVLEKKWGAPTITNDGVSIAKEIELDDPYEKIGAELVKEVAKKTDDVAGDGTTTATVLAQALVKEGLRNVAAGADPLSLKRGIEKAVEAVTAELLNSAKEIETKEEIAATASISAGDNEIGALIAEALDKVGKEGVITVEESNTFGLELELTEGMRFDKGYISAYFVTDAERQETVLEDPYILIVNSKISNVKELVAVLEKVMQSNKPLLIIAEDIEGEALATLIVNKIRGTFKSVAVKAPGFGDRRKAQLADIAVLTGGQVISEEVGLKLENAGLELLGKARKVVVTKDETTIVEGAGDADQIAGRVAQIRAEIENSDSDYDREKLQERLAKLAGGVAVIKAGAATEVELKERKHRIEDAVRNAKAAVEEGIVAGGGVALIQAGAKAFANLQLSGDEATGANIVRVAIDAPLKQIAFNAGLEPGVVVDKVRGLPAGHGLNAATGEYVDLLAAGVNDPVKVTRSALQNAASIAGLFLTTEAVVADKPEKNPAPVGGGDDMGGMGGF from the coding sequence ATGGCCAAGATCATTGCATTTGATGAAGAGGCACGCCGCGGCCTTGAGCGGGGCCTGAACATCCTCGCCGACGCCGTTAAGGTCACCCTCGGCCCGCGTGGACGCAACGTCGTCCTCGAAAAGAAGTGGGGCGCCCCCACGATCACCAACGATGGTGTTTCCATCGCCAAGGAGATCGAGCTGGACGATCCTTACGAGAAGATCGGCGCCGAGCTGGTCAAGGAAGTTGCCAAGAAGACGGACGACGTCGCTGGCGACGGTACCACTACGGCAACCGTGCTGGCACAGGCACTGGTGAAGGAAGGCCTGCGCAACGTTGCTGCCGGCGCCGACCCGCTGTCCCTCAAGCGCGGCATCGAGAAGGCTGTTGAAGCCGTCACCGCCGAGCTGCTGAACTCCGCCAAGGAAATCGAAACCAAGGAAGAGATCGCCGCTACGGCATCCATCTCCGCCGGTGACAACGAAATTGGTGCCCTCATTGCCGAAGCCCTGGACAAGGTCGGCAAGGAAGGCGTCATCACGGTCGAGGAGTCCAACACCTTCGGCCTGGAGCTTGAGCTCACCGAAGGCATGCGCTTCGACAAGGGCTACATCTCCGCCTACTTCGTCACCGACGCCGAGCGCCAGGAAACGGTCCTCGAGGATCCGTACATCCTGATCGTCAACTCCAAGATCTCCAACGTCAAGGAACTGGTTGCTGTCCTCGAGAAGGTCATGCAGTCCAACAAGCCGCTGCTGATCATCGCCGAGGACATCGAGGGCGAGGCCCTGGCCACCCTGATCGTCAACAAGATCCGCGGCACCTTCAAGTCCGTGGCCGTCAAGGCCCCGGGCTTCGGTGACCGCCGCAAGGCACAGCTCGCCGACATCGCCGTCCTCACCGGCGGCCAGGTCATCTCCGAGGAAGTTGGCCTCAAGCTGGAAAACGCCGGCCTGGAGCTCCTGGGCAAGGCACGCAAGGTTGTTGTCACCAAGGACGAGACCACCATCGTCGAAGGTGCAGGCGACGCCGACCAGATCGCCGGCCGTGTGGCACAGATCCGCGCCGAGATCGAGAACTCCGATTCGGACTACGACCGCGAGAAGCTGCAGGAGCGCCTGGCCAAGCTGGCCGGCGGCGTTGCAGTCATCAAGGCCGGTGCCGCAACCGAGGTTGAGCTCAAGGAGCGCAAGCACCGCATCGAAGACGCAGTGCGCAACGCCAAGGCTGCTGTTGAAGAAGGCATCGTCGCCGGTGGCGGCGTGGCCCTCATCCAGGCCGGTGCCAAGGCCTTCGCCAACCTGCAGCTCTCCGGCGACGAAGCAACCGGTGCCAACATCGTCCGCGTTGCCATCGACGCCCCGCTGAAGCAGATCGCCTTCAACGCCGGCCTGGAGCCGGGCGTTGTGGTTGACAAGGTCCGCGGCCTGCCCGCAGGCCACGGCCTGAACGCCGCAACCGGCGAATACGTCGACCTGCTGGCTGCCGGTGTGAACGACCCCGTCAAGGTGACCCGCTCTGCCCTGCAGAACGCGGCCTCCATTGCCGGTCTGTTCCTCACCACCGAGGCAGTCGTGGCTGACAAGCCCGAGAAGAACCCTGCCCCGGTTGGCGGCGGCGACGACATGGGCGGCATGGGCGGCTTCTAA
- a CDS encoding ABC transporter substrate-binding protein — protein sequence MTIPTGSRRKFKLGAVAVALSLLATGCGTSGGSSNNEEVTLRFAWWGNEYLNAQTEKVIDAFEAEHPNIKIESEPGEWASYWDKLATKTAANDAPDVIQMDQKYIAEYGGRGALLDLSKQDGIDTSKLDKEGLASGQYDDAQYGISTGQNAYVIMANTKVFEAAGVPLPDDTKWTWDDFMATAAKISAAGDGKDYGAAYGTNEADLIIWLRQHGENLYSEDGKLDFETPTAASFWERLKEQRDSKASPPATVATEDAGAGLEESLFGTNRVGMAWWWTNQLGSLEATTGSSIKMLRAPSVDGSAAANGMYYKPSMFWSASSRSKHPEAASTFINFLANSPEAGAILKTDRGVPTNAEIVESIKPTLKPADTTVVSFLKDLGPDIKDAPPVPPVGAGSVQNVVKRYTDEVLYDRLTPQAAADAFKKEVEGMLASARK from the coding sequence ATGACGATTCCAACCGGTAGCCGGAGGAAATTCAAACTCGGGGCCGTGGCTGTCGCCCTTTCCCTCCTCGCAACGGGCTGTGGCACCTCCGGCGGTTCCAGCAACAACGAGGAGGTAACCTTGCGGTTTGCCTGGTGGGGCAACGAGTACCTCAACGCTCAGACGGAAAAGGTTATCGACGCTTTTGAAGCGGAACACCCGAATATCAAGATCGAATCAGAGCCTGGCGAATGGGCCAGCTACTGGGACAAGCTCGCCACCAAGACTGCTGCGAACGATGCTCCTGACGTTATCCAGATGGACCAGAAGTACATCGCCGAATACGGCGGACGCGGGGCCCTCCTGGATCTGTCCAAGCAGGACGGAATCGACACCTCCAAGCTGGACAAAGAAGGCTTGGCTTCCGGCCAGTACGACGACGCCCAGTACGGAATCAGCACAGGCCAGAATGCCTATGTCATCATGGCCAATACCAAAGTCTTCGAGGCAGCGGGCGTGCCCCTCCCGGATGACACCAAGTGGACCTGGGATGACTTCATGGCCACGGCTGCCAAGATCAGCGCCGCAGGTGATGGCAAGGACTACGGTGCGGCGTACGGCACCAACGAAGCCGACCTGATCATCTGGCTGCGGCAGCACGGTGAGAACCTTTATTCAGAGGACGGCAAGCTGGACTTTGAAACGCCAACGGCTGCCTCCTTCTGGGAGCGCCTGAAGGAACAGCGTGATTCGAAGGCCAGTCCGCCGGCCACCGTCGCCACCGAGGACGCCGGTGCGGGGCTGGAAGAGAGCCTCTTCGGCACCAACAGGGTTGGCATGGCCTGGTGGTGGACCAACCAGCTCGGATCGCTCGAGGCTACTACCGGCAGCAGCATTAAGATGCTCCGGGCACCCAGCGTTGACGGTTCTGCTGCTGCCAACGGCATGTACTACAAGCCCAGCATGTTCTGGTCCGCTTCCTCGCGGTCAAAGCACCCCGAGGCTGCCTCGACGTTTATCAACTTTTTGGCCAACAGCCCCGAAGCCGGAGCCATCCTGAAGACGGACCGCGGCGTCCCTACCAATGCGGAGATCGTCGAAAGCATCAAGCCCACCCTCAAGCCGGCGGACACAACAGTGGTCAGCTTCCTGAAGGATCTCGGCCCCGATATCAAGGATGCTCCGCCGGTTCCCCCGGTAGGGGCCGGCAGCGTGCAGAATGTGGTCAAGCGGTACACCGATGAGGTCCTGTACGACCGACTGACACCGCAGGCAGCTGCTGACGCCTTCAAAAAGGAAGTTGAAGGAATGCTGGCCAGCGCCAGGAAGTAA
- a CDS encoding threonine/serine ThrE exporter family protein, with protein sequence MTDRPEHPRRRPHTDGPPKTEPLTPSQARQNAAAKRMLRRLVQGENPPTAPLSIVDRLTGSPYANPMIQVGGVDTSARKTLDFVLHLAETMFRYGAGALEVETSIIAVTAALGLKNIEVDITNQSVGINYAPKDQTPIALLRVVRSWTNNYAGLAKVHQLVTDIVAGGVGRDEAIRRLDEAITSPKPFPRWLVTVAFGTFAAVFVGVLGGGPVSSAIAFVANIAISLLARQLGRWRVPDFFITASCSFVVTQLALVLWQFGLTTSPAIVVVGGILLLLPTGRLVSSVQDAINGFPVTAAGRFLSTLLTFGAIVAGIAVAFVVGELTGMQRIDVTQTFPPAYDLWVLVIFVAVAVMAIGVTEQTSWKLLLPTAAVGVAGYLVLLAASQLGIGDRFSPALAAVVIGLLARVVALRMGAPQLVVAVPAALILLPGLTIFRSMYVLTIEEAEILLGAGGMLNAGAIVLGTAGGIVLGDTLARPLTRSLASNERRRARRR encoded by the coding sequence ATGACCGACCGGCCGGAACACCCCCGGCGCAGGCCGCACACGGACGGCCCGCCCAAGACCGAACCCCTGACCCCCTCCCAAGCGCGGCAGAACGCCGCCGCCAAAAGAATGCTGCGGCGGCTGGTGCAGGGCGAAAACCCGCCCACCGCCCCCTTGAGCATCGTGGACCGCCTGACCGGCAGCCCGTACGCCAACCCGATGATCCAGGTGGGCGGCGTTGACACCTCGGCCCGCAAGACCCTCGACTTCGTCCTGCACCTGGCCGAGACGATGTTCCGCTACGGCGCCGGTGCGCTGGAGGTGGAAACCAGCATTATCGCTGTCACTGCGGCACTGGGTCTAAAGAACATCGAAGTGGACATCACCAACCAGTCTGTCGGCATCAACTACGCTCCGAAGGACCAGACACCCATCGCGCTGCTGCGCGTGGTCCGCTCCTGGACGAACAACTACGCCGGCCTGGCAAAGGTCCACCAGCTCGTGACGGACATCGTGGCCGGCGGAGTAGGCCGCGACGAGGCAATCCGCCGGCTGGATGAGGCCATCACCAGTCCCAAGCCCTTCCCGAGGTGGCTGGTCACGGTGGCGTTCGGCACCTTCGCGGCGGTTTTTGTGGGCGTCCTGGGCGGCGGACCGGTATCTTCCGCCATCGCCTTCGTCGCCAACATCGCCATCAGCCTGCTGGCCCGCCAACTGGGCCGGTGGCGCGTGCCGGACTTCTTCATCACCGCCAGCTGTTCGTTCGTGGTGACCCAGCTGGCGCTGGTTCTCTGGCAGTTCGGGCTGACAACTTCGCCGGCCATCGTGGTGGTGGGCGGCATTCTCCTGCTCCTGCCCACAGGGCGCCTGGTCTCCTCCGTGCAGGACGCCATCAACGGCTTCCCTGTCACCGCGGCGGGGCGCTTCCTGTCCACGCTGCTGACGTTCGGCGCCATCGTGGCGGGCATCGCCGTCGCCTTTGTGGTGGGGGAGCTGACCGGGATGCAGCGCATCGACGTGACGCAGACGTTCCCGCCCGCCTACGACCTCTGGGTCCTGGTGATCTTCGTGGCGGTGGCGGTGATGGCCATCGGGGTTACGGAACAGACCAGCTGGAAGCTTCTGCTGCCCACAGCTGCCGTGGGAGTGGCGGGCTATCTCGTCCTGCTCGCTGCCAGCCAGTTGGGAATCGGCGACCGGTTCTCACCCGCCCTCGCTGCGGTGGTCATCGGCTTGCTCGCCCGTGTGGTTGCCCTGCGGATGGGGGCGCCGCAGCTTGTGGTGGCCGTGCCGGCAGCACTGATCCTGTTGCCGGGGCTGACGATCTTCCGGTCCATGTACGTGCTCACCATCGAGGAAGCCGAGATCCTCCTCGGCGCCGGCGGGATGCTCAACGCCGGCGCAATCGTCCTGGGAACAGCGGGCGGGATCGTGCTGGGTGACACCCTTGCGAGGCCGTTGACCCGGAGCCTGGCGAGCAATGAGCGCCGCCGCGCCCGGCGCCGCTGA
- a CDS encoding ABC transporter substrate-binding protein, whose product MNNAFLRPADIRRTVLAAAACSTLALTACAGAAGNARVEPVEASGDGILRVGLILDSTGDNAFLNAPQLAAAKLAVQEINASGGHKGKPVELLPAESGQDSAGQAQALVAAKADVVIGPTDSSHAAAAIDILSRARTPLISPANTAAGLSTANSGGYYFRTAAADVAQGPVLVKLAKDAGATTVAVMYQEGSYGAAVSAAVATSAGQGGMEVAVTAGFTPGEAGSAAAAVDKANWDAVIVIARDGVQGALAELGNAGVDGKRIILSDGAFARYGARLPARSLAGARTLVAGQLPDADFQARLLTVDPGLKDVSFAAEAYDAMTVAALAAARAQDDAGRSIAANLIAVSGGTVEGSAGTPPAEPCLTYKDCRAGLMSRPDINYDGESGPVAFDANGDITTATFTVYTYGADNNPAPSGRETAGRAAG is encoded by the coding sequence GTGAACAACGCTTTCCTGCGTCCCGCGGACATCCGCCGGACGGTCCTGGCAGCTGCTGCCTGCTCTACCCTGGCTTTGACAGCCTGTGCCGGTGCCGCCGGCAATGCGCGGGTGGAACCGGTGGAGGCGTCCGGAGACGGCATCCTGAGGGTGGGGCTGATCCTGGACAGCACCGGCGACAACGCCTTCCTGAACGCACCGCAACTGGCCGCTGCCAAGCTCGCCGTGCAGGAGATCAACGCCTCCGGCGGCCATAAAGGCAAGCCGGTGGAGCTCCTTCCCGCCGAATCCGGACAGGATTCCGCCGGGCAGGCCCAGGCACTCGTCGCCGCTAAGGCTGACGTTGTTATCGGCCCCACCGATTCCAGCCACGCCGCCGCTGCCATCGACATCCTCTCCCGCGCGCGGACTCCGCTGATCTCCCCCGCCAACACAGCCGCCGGGCTCAGCACCGCCAACAGCGGCGGCTATTACTTCCGGACCGCGGCCGCCGACGTCGCGCAGGGCCCCGTCCTCGTGAAGCTTGCCAAGGACGCCGGCGCCACCACAGTGGCGGTGATGTACCAGGAAGGCTCGTACGGAGCGGCCGTGTCAGCCGCCGTCGCCACCTCTGCCGGGCAGGGCGGCATGGAAGTGGCCGTCACCGCCGGCTTCACACCAGGCGAGGCGGGCAGCGCCGCTGCTGCCGTCGACAAGGCAAACTGGGACGCCGTTATTGTCATCGCCCGGGATGGTGTGCAGGGCGCCCTGGCCGAACTGGGCAATGCCGGGGTGGACGGAAAACGTATCATCCTCAGCGACGGCGCCTTCGCCCGCTACGGCGCCCGCCTGCCAGCCAGGTCCCTCGCCGGCGCCCGCACGCTGGTTGCCGGGCAGCTTCCCGATGCTGACTTCCAAGCCAGGCTGCTCACGGTGGATCCGGGCCTGAAGGACGTATCGTTCGCCGCCGAGGCCTATGACGCCATGACCGTTGCTGCCTTGGCTGCAGCCCGCGCCCAGGATGACGCGGGCCGGTCCATCGCCGCCAACCTGATCGCTGTATCCGGGGGAACGGTGGAAGGATCCGCCGGGACACCGCCAGCTGAACCCTGCCTCACCTACAAGGACTGCCGGGCAGGGCTGATGAGTCGCCCCGATATTAATTACGACGGCGAATCAGGCCCGGTTGCCTTCGACGCCAACGGGGACATCACCACCGCCACCTTCACCGTCTACACCTATGGGGCTGACAACAACCCTGCGCCCAGCGGCCGGGAGACTGCCGGCCGCGCTGCAGGCTGA
- a CDS encoding ribonuclease HI family protein: protein MTITAAADGSALGNPGPAGWAWYVNDGCWRAGGWPHGTNNQGELMAVLDLLRATAHLPEEDLHILCDSQYVINSITKWMPGWKRKGWRKADGKPVLNVDLLKELDRELAGRKYRFEWVKGHAGHDLNEAADERARAAATAYQQGVAARSGPGFPGAHHLSTSGARSAGTVSAPRRATAAPPSEPDLFSQQEPTQQNVSEPALPRRNTSQQKASQQNGGRPDFAQPDSARADFAQLDFAQLDDGAFDLAGAAGQAQTAPPEALVEELERELLGPLVRGDIGRTAVLLHPDFLEIGSSGRVWTRDAMMMALEEDPGERTDIEILGADRIGPGAVLLTYRSFARSGTTLRSSLWVLDGDRWRLRFHQGTPEA from the coding sequence GTGACGATTACAGCAGCGGCCGACGGTTCGGCTTTGGGAAACCCTGGCCCGGCGGGCTGGGCCTGGTACGTGAACGACGGCTGCTGGCGTGCCGGAGGATGGCCTCATGGCACCAACAACCAGGGTGAGCTGATGGCTGTCCTTGATCTTCTGCGGGCCACGGCGCACCTTCCCGAGGAGGACCTGCATATCCTCTGTGACAGCCAGTACGTCATCAACTCGATCACCAAGTGGATGCCGGGCTGGAAGCGCAAGGGATGGCGGAAGGCTGATGGCAAGCCCGTGCTGAACGTGGACCTCCTCAAGGAACTGGACCGGGAACTGGCGGGGCGGAAATACAGGTTCGAATGGGTCAAGGGGCACGCAGGGCATGACCTGAACGAAGCCGCGGACGAACGGGCCCGCGCGGCTGCCACTGCCTACCAGCAGGGGGTGGCTGCCCGCTCAGGGCCCGGCTTCCCCGGCGCCCATCACCTGTCCACCTCAGGCGCCCGCTCGGCCGGCACGGTTTCAGCACCTCGGAGGGCCACGGCAGCACCGCCGAGTGAACCCGACCTCTTCAGCCAGCAGGAGCCCACACAACAGAACGTATCGGAGCCGGCCCTTCCCCGGCGAAACACCAGCCAGCAGAAGGCCAGCCAGCAGAACGGTGGCCGGCCGGACTTTGCCCAGCCGGACTCTGCCCGGGCTGACTTCGCCCAGTTGGACTTCGCCCAGCTGGACGATGGGGCCTTTGACCTGGCGGGCGCAGCCGGCCAGGCCCAAACCGCACCGCCCGAAGCGCTGGTGGAGGAGCTGGAGCGGGAACTGCTGGGCCCCCTGGTGCGCGGTGATATCGGCAGGACAGCGGTCCTCCTGCACCCCGACTTCCTGGAGATCGGCAGCTCGGGCCGGGTCTGGACCCGGGACGCCATGATGATGGCTCTGGAAGAAGATCCCGGCGAGCGGACCGATATTGAGATTCTCGGCGCGGACCGTATCGGCCCCGGCGCGGTCCTGCTGACATACCGGAGCTTCGCGCGCTCAGGCACGACGCTCCGAAGCTCTCTGTGGGTGCTCGACGGTGACCGCTGGCGGCTGCGGTTCCATCAGGGCACTCCCGAAGCCTGA
- a CDS encoding uracil-DNA glycosylase yields the protein MFESDALFELAQEPADAGGFAELARLPLDELMAPDWAEALAGVEAELRHVLTFLAGEVAAGHGVLPAPSNVLRAFRHPLADVKVLILGQDPYPTPGHAVGLSFSVDPHTRPIPRSLANIYRELEADLGVPARVHGDLSAWADQGVLLLNRVMTVRAGSAGSHRGKGWEKITTAAVTAVAHRRRPDGSRAPLVAVLWGKDAEGVRPLLEGAPAVASAHPSPLSASRGFFGSRPFSRVNELLRAQGALDVTWELPPVP from the coding sequence GTGTTTGAATCAGATGCCTTGTTCGAACTGGCGCAGGAACCGGCAGACGCAGGGGGTTTCGCGGAGCTCGCCCGGCTTCCCCTGGACGAGCTTATGGCCCCCGATTGGGCAGAAGCGCTGGCGGGCGTGGAGGCGGAGCTTCGCCACGTGCTCACCTTCCTTGCCGGCGAAGTGGCAGCGGGGCACGGGGTCCTGCCGGCGCCGTCGAACGTCCTGCGGGCCTTCCGGCATCCGCTCGCGGACGTCAAGGTGCTGATCCTGGGCCAGGACCCCTACCCCACGCCGGGGCACGCGGTGGGGCTGTCCTTTTCCGTTGACCCGCACACGCGGCCCATCCCGCGGAGCCTTGCGAACATCTACCGTGAGCTGGAAGCGGACCTCGGGGTTCCGGCCCGGGTGCACGGGGACCTTTCCGCGTGGGCTGACCAGGGCGTGCTGCTCCTGAACCGCGTCATGACCGTGCGGGCGGGCTCTGCCGGCTCCCACCGCGGCAAAGGTTGGGAGAAAATCACGACGGCGGCCGTCACCGCCGTCGCGCACAGGCGCCGTCCGGACGGGTCACGGGCGCCCCTCGTTGCCGTGCTGTGGGGAAAGGACGCGGAAGGCGTCCGGCCGCTCCTGGAGGGGGCACCCGCGGTGGCGAGCGCACACCCCAGCCCGCTGTCCGCGTCCCGCGGTTTCTTTGGCTCCCGCCCCTTCAGCCGTGTCAACGAGCTCCTGCGCGCGCAGGGTGCCCTGGACGTAACCTGGGAGCTCCCGCCAGTCCCCTAG
- a CDS encoding WXG100 family type VII secretion target gives MSIISVDTELLQLKSANVQATVDRISADVQAMKRGLDELQGSWRGAAATNFQALVTEWTITQGKVEASLASINLALASAAATYAQAEQGNTQRFS, from the coding sequence ATGAGCATCATCTCCGTCGACACCGAACTCCTGCAGCTCAAGTCGGCCAACGTCCAGGCCACGGTGGACCGGATCAGCGCCGACGTCCAGGCCATGAAACGGGGACTGGACGAGCTCCAGGGATCCTGGCGCGGCGCCGCCGCCACCAACTTCCAGGCCCTCGTCACGGAATGGACCATCACCCAGGGCAAGGTGGAAGCTTCACTCGCGTCGATCAACCTGGCTCTGGCGTCGGCGGCTGCCACGTACGCCCAGGCGGAGCAGGGAAACACCCAGCGGTTCAGCTGA
- a CDS encoding cold-shock protein gives MALGTVKWFNAEKGYGFITVDGTGDDIFVHWSAIQGEGYRALDEGQRVELEVGEGEKGPQAESVRPAE, from the coding sequence ATGGCACTGGGAACCGTCAAATGGTTCAACGCGGAAAAGGGCTACGGCTTCATCACCGTCGACGGCACGGGTGATGACATCTTTGTCCACTGGTCCGCAATCCAAGGCGAGGGCTACCGGGCCCTCGATGAAGGCCAGCGCGTGGAGCTCGAAGTTGGCGAAGGCGAGAAGGGCCCGCAGGCCGAAAGCGTACGGCCGGCCGAGTGA
- a CDS encoding LytR C-terminal domain-containing protein, translating into MTRYARDEFDKVPETASRQGVHRTASTPARVRLWPILAVGVAALAIGLVSFLILPKLGLNSAGDQASVSQEAAPLAGSGSTPPATPDASPSTEAKPSASAEPEASAEAEASAEAEPEPSASSSAPAVIDKAQGVAIYNAAGTAGLASRVGGTVQADGWTLGQVGNWAGSPQKTSIIFYSGAGQLASAQALAELLGIPTLVDSSEFQVPLVVVLGPGYR; encoded by the coding sequence ATGACCAGATACGCCCGCGATGAATTCGACAAGGTCCCGGAGACTGCTTCGCGACAAGGTGTCCACCGCACGGCTTCCACCCCTGCCCGGGTACGGCTTTGGCCGATCCTTGCGGTGGGCGTGGCTGCACTGGCCATCGGACTGGTGTCGTTCCTGATCCTTCCCAAGCTCGGTCTCAACAGCGCCGGCGACCAGGCGTCCGTCAGCCAGGAGGCAGCGCCACTGGCCGGCAGCGGTTCCACGCCCCCGGCGACTCCGGATGCGTCTCCCTCCACCGAGGCAAAGCCCTCCGCTTCGGCTGAACCCGAAGCAAGCGCCGAAGCCGAAGCAAGTGCCGAAGCCGAACCGGAGCCTAGCGCATCATCCAGCGCCCCGGCAGTGATCGACAAGGCGCAGGGCGTCGCCATTTATAACGCCGCGGGGACTGCAGGACTGGCGAGCCGGGTTGGCGGCACGGTCCAGGCTGACGGCTGGACGCTGGGGCAGGTGGGTAACTGGGCCGGCTCGCCGCAGAAAACTTCCATCATCTTCTACTCGGGAGCAGGCCAGCTCGCCAGCGCCCAGGCCCTGGCGGAGCTCCTCGGCATCCCCACGCTGGTGGACAGCAGCGAATTCCAGGTGCCCCTGGTTGTGGTGCTCGGCCCCGGGTACCGGTAA
- a CDS encoding siderophore-interacting protein: MSIMPAAASATKKSRPQVNLTVVRREELSPHMVRIVAGGDGFADFTNNDWVDRYVKLVFPQPGIEYPSPLDLWSIRETMPREQWPFTRTYTIRWVDAAARELAIDFVVHGDEGLAGPWAATAQPGDMLTFTGPGGAYNPAPEADWYLFAGDEAALPAIAACLESLPRDATGLAFIEVDSDADVQPIAAPAGVELHWLARKGIPAGESNLLVQAVADAEWPDGRVDVFAHGERGYMKALRDVLFKQRGLDRKQVSLSGYWAKGRVEDVFQAEKKLPVGQI; the protein is encoded by the coding sequence ATGAGCATCATGCCCGCCGCCGCCAGCGCCACCAAAAAAAGCCGTCCGCAGGTCAACCTCACCGTGGTCCGCAGGGAAGAACTCTCCCCGCACATGGTTCGGATTGTTGCCGGCGGGGACGGCTTCGCGGACTTCACCAACAACGACTGGGTGGACCGGTACGTCAAACTTGTCTTTCCCCAGCCCGGCATCGAATACCCCTCCCCGCTGGACCTGTGGAGCATCCGGGAAACCATGCCGCGGGAACAGTGGCCCTTCACCCGGACCTACACCATCCGCTGGGTGGATGCTGCCGCGCGGGAACTGGCCATCGACTTCGTGGTGCACGGCGACGAAGGCCTCGCTGGTCCCTGGGCGGCGACCGCGCAGCCGGGCGACATGCTGACGTTCACCGGCCCGGGTGGTGCCTACAACCCCGCACCCGAGGCGGACTGGTACCTTTTCGCCGGCGACGAGGCTGCGCTGCCGGCCATCGCGGCATGCCTGGAGTCGCTGCCCCGGGATGCAACCGGCCTGGCATTCATCGAGGTGGATTCCGACGCCGATGTCCAGCCCATCGCGGCCCCCGCCGGCGTGGAACTCCACTGGCTCGCCCGCAAGGGCATCCCCGCCGGCGAGAGCAACCTCCTGGTCCAGGCCGTGGCGGACGCCGAATGGCCGGACGGCCGCGTGGACGTATTCGCCCACGGCGAGCGCGGCTACATGAAGGCCCTGCGCGACGTCCTTTTCAAGCAGCGCGGCCTGGACCGCAAGCAGGTCTCGCTTTCGGGCTACTGGGCGAAGGGCCGGGTGGAGGACGTATTCCAGGCGGAGAAGAAGCTGCCGGTCGGCCAGATCTAG
- a CDS encoding DUF3263 domain-containing protein, protein MAEPAREHLPEQEPRHPLLADFALRDSALSERDQQMLALERQWWKYAGAKEQAIRELFDLSATHYYQLLNALIDTEDALAHDPMLVKRLRRLRTSRHRARTARRLGSDA, encoded by the coding sequence GTGGCGGAACCAGCCCGGGAGCACCTGCCGGAGCAGGAACCACGGCATCCGCTCCTCGCCGATTTCGCCCTCCGTGACTCGGCGCTGAGTGAGCGGGACCAGCAGATGCTTGCCTTGGAGCGGCAGTGGTGGAAGTATGCCGGCGCCAAGGAACAGGCGATCCGGGAGCTCTTTGACCTGTCTGCGACGCACTATTACCAGCTGCTCAATGCCCTTATCGATACCGAGGATGCACTGGCCCACGATCCCATGCTGGTGAAGCGATTGCGTAGACTACGTACGTCGCGTCACCGTGCCCGTACCGCACGGCGCCTGGGATCCGACGCCTAA